The proteins below come from a single Vigna radiata var. radiata cultivar VC1973A unplaced genomic scaffold, Vradiata_ver6 scaffold_486, whole genome shotgun sequence genomic window:
- the LOC111240987 gene encoding ninein-like: MEQTKEGSNTNEKMVSDVDSSSTHVEEFQPQKHDKDPGLNLRRTVSNHSAKKSRKKKWKIIKKLEDEAKMLQAQLAILKPEHERQKKQLQLLMEEEKALLKEMHDLQEKALLKDAENEKSMETIKMLKELRQKQVEELLKLDIDPFDSVFNAAPSCEGGSGSKSP, encoded by the exons ATGGAGCAAACCAAAGAGGGCAGCAACACAAATGAAAAGATGGTTAGTGATGTGGATTCTTCTTCAACTCATGTTGAAGAATTCCAACCACAAAAACATGACAAGGATCCTGGTCTGAATTTAAGAAG AACGGTCTCAAATCATTCTGCCAAAAAGTCACggaagaagaagtggaaaattattaagaaattgGAAGATGAGGCCAAAATGTTGCAG GCTCAACTTGCCATACTTAAACCAGAACATGAGAGACAAAAGAAGCAGCTGCAGCTTTTAATGGAGGAAGAGAAGGCGTTGCTCAAGGAAATGCATGATCTTCAGGAAAAGGCATTGCTCAAAGATG CTGAAAATGAGAAGAGCATGGAGACGATAAAAATGCTGAAGGAGCTCCGACAAAAGCAGGTAGAGGAATTGCTTAAGCTTGATATTGATCCGTTTGATTCTGTGTTCAATGCTGCACCCTCATGTGAAG GTGGAAGTGGATCGAAATCTCCATGA